DNA from Coffea arabica cultivar ET-39 chromosome 10c, Coffea Arabica ET-39 HiFi, whole genome shotgun sequence:
AAATTCTGAAAAATTGGGAAAGAAAAATGTTGTTATTAGAAGGACAGTTCATTGATAATTGCAGAACCATTTTTTTGGTCCTCGATACACCGGGGAAAAGTTGCGAGTATTAACTTCTATTCTTCGAGTTAGTGAAAGGGGTGCATTAGAGTCAATTGGAGATCGAGTAGTACACTACTTAAATTCGAtttgagttaaaaaaaatttggacttGAACACGAGTTTAAACTTATTGAACTCTTGAGAGTTGTGCAAGAGATAgagttcaattttgattttttttacctTGCTCGAACTTGATCAAATCGAGCCCAATCAAGTTTAATCGAGTCCAATCAAATTTAAGtagtataaatttatattttatattattttatacaAAGGGCAAGATAGACTTTTacactaataaataaaaatttttaaaaaatataaatgtgAAGCACAATTAAATTGGATTAAGTTCGACGAGCTTTCGAACTTAACATATTAGGTTTGGACTTGAACTCGTCaagttatttgaattaattgaatTCAAGCACAAAGTCAATCAGCGTGAGTTTGAACTCAAATTTTGACCGTATAAGTTAGCGAGTTACTCAATTGACTTCCAATCGTTTTGCACTTAAGAACGGACCCTTAGCGTCACAAGACTCGCAACCAATAACGTGAATGGGAAAATCGAATAGAAATGTACATTACTGAGTGGAAACGTGTATTATATGAAGTCAAATTATGTGcacatttttttatctcacatgtgCTACAAGTTTGGTATACACTAAAAGAGGGAGAAGTAAAGGCATATTGCGTTTTAAATCCTCATATTTTTTGTTACTCCACAAAGTGGTAAGTTTACAATAAAAACATTGGCCagaaaaaattttatacttaTGTTCTGAGTTAGGCATGAGAAAACACAATTTAAACCACCAAAATATTAAGAGTTAAATTTTCTATTTCTGCCTTAATTATACCCAATTGTAGTTAGGCATTTACTGCACTTTGCCCCTGATAAATCATTTTATCAACAACTTGTCCTCTAAGACTAGCGGCTAACTATATAGGATAATTTTACCGTCCAAGAGCATAAGAAACAAATCTTTTATACCCTTGCATATTTAGTGCACTACCACATTTGCCCTTTCTTatccattttttccttttctttttcatctcttATGAATGTATTGCTGCTTTTCTCACACTAGTTACAATCATTcgtataaaaatatttttctatttagccttattttaatttattgtaAGTTTTAATTTGTTACATTCATTTTAGAAATTGGTTAGTCACTATGCGTTTTAGAGCTGAATTACTTGACTAAATATGATTTAAAATTAAAAGCCACGTCTTTTCATTGTGATGTATTTTTAATGCGATAGGGGAAAAAACACGGAAACTCGTAGAAAGAacttaatttattttctttttaagttgTTGAAGAATAATCTTAGTCAATGAAATCAACATTTTGAAAGGGAGGAGTTAGTATTCTTAGTTACTTGTATTCGTTAATTACGCAGGTATCTTGGTATATGATGAATTCActattaaaaatgaaaaatttaaaacaaaaaacaaaaatgattatcattgttaaaaaaaaaaaaaagaatgatccGACATgacttgaaaaaaataatattttgagtTTCCTAAATAGTAGGGCAAGGGGGAAAATGGTGGCATGGCAAAttgagaagagaaaagaaaatttgaaaaaaaaaaataggttaGTTCATATGTTGTATACACTGATAGTATACATAAAATTAGTCACATATACTAATTACTAAAGGCAATCGATATATCTTTTGCCATATTTTCTGATGGAGAAATCAATAATTACTGGCCGTTAATTCTTGGGGTAAAGTGATGATAAAATAATCTCAGGTGGGGCAAACTACCACTTACCCCCAAGTACTAGGAGGTCTAGTgtaattaactttttttttttttaagagactCCTGGAACGAGGACTGAGCGGAGTCATGATCGAAGCAGGCGAAAGTAGTCAACTTTCGACGACAAAAACCGCGTTAAAATAATCACTCTTTCAACTGTTTCTGTCCACTGCCAATCTTTCAagtttatcatttgctaatTCTCTTCCACTAAACAACACGTTTTCGCCAAACTTTCCACATCCAGCTTCAATTTTTCTCCCCTTCAGATAGTGACTGCAGTGTTTTACTCAGCTATTTGCTGCATCCCTTTTCTTTAAATATCTTTgtctatccaaaaaaaaaaaacacaaaatttcCAGTGGTAATTCATCAAGAAAGCCATGGCTGCTGCAACTGCAATTTTTCAGTACATTTTTTTACTCATTCTTGTTTATCAATTTGACCAATCGTACGGTCAGCAAAGCTATCTTAACAACAAACAGTTTGATTGTAACGTAAACTGGAGCACAGCGATGGGATTTAAATGCAATGGAGCAGCTAAATCTTGCAGGTCATACCTGACTTTCAGGGCAACTTCAACCTACAACAGTCCAGTCACCATAGCTTATTTGTTGGATACAGATGCGACTGAAATTGCCAGAATCAACAATGTTTCGGATGTGGGCAGAATTCCTTCTGGTACTTTGATCATTGTTCCTGTAAATTGTTCTTGTTCTGGTGAATTTTATCAGCATAATGCAAGTTATGTGTTGAAAGGAACCGTGGAGACTTATTATGCTGTTGCTAATGAAACTTATCAAGGTTTGACTACTTGCCAGTCACTGCAAGCTCAGAATTCGTATAATTTCAGGAATTTGAAAGTGAATATGAAGCTTAATATTCCAGTTAGGTGTGCTTGTCCTACCAAAAATCAGACTGCCTCTGGATTTAAGTATCTTTTAGCTTATCTTATAACATGGGGTGATTCTTTTGAGGCTATTGCTAGCATGTTTAATGCTGATGTGCAGAGTATATATGCTGCTAATGAGTTGTCTCCTAACCATCTTATTCATCCCTTCAATCCTCTTTTGATCCCATATAAATCTGAGCCTACTTATATCAATACCTCATTGCTTTCATTTCACCTACCTCCTTCCCCTCCACAGCTGCCTGTGGTGCCTGCACCACCTACTAGTAATAACTCCTCTCGCAAATGGGTTTTTATTGGAGTTGGAATTGGTGTTGGTGTTTTGCTGCTTTTATTGGTTGGCTTTCTTGTTTGGTTCCTGCGGTATAGGCACCGGAAAGGTACTTCACTGGCAGAGACTAAGGATCACGGTGATAACAACTTTGCTTCTGAATCTGTTGATGTTTACAGGGCTTTGCCAGAATCAGAAAGTAAGTCATGGTCTGAAGGGGTTAAGTTTGCAATTGAAAGTCTCACTATGTATAAGTATGAGGAATTGCAGCATGCCACAGGTTCTTTCGCGGAAGCCAACAGAATCAGGGGATCCGTTTATCGAGGCAATTTTAAGGGGGATTATGCAGCAGTGAAGATGATAAAAGGGGAGGCACTAGAGGAGATTAATGTACTCAAGCAAATTAGTCATTCAAATATAATAAGGCTTTCTGGTTTCTGTTTGCATGATGGTAACACATACCTTGTGTATGAGTATGCAGAGAAAGGTGGCTTGAGTGATTTGTTGCATTCTCAGAATAAAGAAAGTGATAGCTATGGTCTACTTGAAAAGGAAGGTTATTCTTCTTCATGTACATTGAATTGGAAACAGAGGGTTCAGATTGCTTATGATGTTGCTGATGCTGTAAATTATCTTCACAATTATGCTAATCCTCCTTACATTCATAAGAATTTGAAAAGCAGCAACATTCTTTTGGATGGTAACATGAGGGCCAAGGTTTCCAATTTTAGTCTTGCAAGGCCTTTGAATGCTGACAACCAAAATGAAGGGAGCTTGAATGTGCAAATGACAAGGCATGTTATTGGGACTCATGGTTATATGCCGCCAGAGTACATCGAGAACGGATTGGTGACCCCAAAACTTGATGTGTTTGCCATTGGAGTGGTGATTTTGGAGCTATTATCTGGAAGGGAGGCAATCCGTCATCAAGGTGAAGTGGGAAAGCTTGGGGAAGAGGAGTTACTCTATGCAACTATTAATAAGGTGTTAGATGGGGAAAACGTGAGGGAAAAGCTACAAGACTTTATGGATCCTCAATTCAGAAATGAGTACCCATTAGACTTGGCCCATTCAGTTGCTCAACTGGCTAGGAATTGTGTGGCTTATGATCTCAATACTCGTCCCCCGATGGCTGAGGTTTTTGTGACACTGTCCAAGATTCTTTCCTCATCTTTGGACTGGGATCCTTCAGATGAACTTGAACGCTCTAGATCACTAGATCATGCCAGATAGCATAAGAAGCTAATGCAATCTTTGTTTTATCATAGCATGATCAGAGAAAATCAAATGGTGAGCATTGGCCTGGCCAGCTTTCGTTGCCTAATAGTCTCAATATACCATGTTTCTGATAATAGGTACATCCTGTGCACAGGTTTCACCTAATGTATTTATTTGTCACTTCTAGCTTGTATTGGTCTTTCAGATCTAAAGGAAACCCctgttgtgcattttttttcatgTATTTGCTGCCATTAGTGCAGCATCCTCTGAATGAATGAAATTctcttatttatttaaaaaaaaaaaaaagaaaacttgtAATGCCAAGTGAAGTTTGTTGATGTAATTAGTAGCTTATCTCCTGCTAGCTTGTCATGCATGAAGTGATGACAAACTTGTTAAATATACTAGGTGTATAGTACAAAGTTTGTTGAAGAGCAAGTTGCACAATAAGATTGCTTTGAATAAAGCCACAGTGCAGTACCACTTTCACACTGTTTTCTTTGAATTGATTAAAGCATATTTCAGACTTTCATCCGTGGAATACAATTGCGAAATTATCTTGACCTGTGCTGTGAAAAGTTTTGAGTACCTAAATTATTATTTCAGGTTCTATCCAAATTGTCAATATCTAAGTAGAATTGAACTCAATTTGTTACATTCTGCAGCAAATGATACGGAAAATATAGGTAGTAAGGTAGTAAGCCAGTAAAGCATACCATGCCAAGAGAGGTAGATGGGAACCGTGACCaacattttgaatttggaaaggCCAGAGAAATACTTGGACAAATACATTATACATGGATTTAATGGGCATTCAGGTAGTAGATGGTTGTCAAATTATAGAATCAACATAAAAGAAGATGATAAATTGACGTCTGCAGAGCCTCCAAGGTCCAAAGTCAACTGCCCAAATCTAAAATAGAAATAGATGGAGCAGATCAAATGTCTGAGTCTGTCGACTAAATAATAATTTGTCACTAGCCCACCATCCAAGTTTTCAGCACCTTCTATCTCTGATTTCCAGTATACGTGCATGCGACTAATGAATTTGATCTTCTCTTATTAATGCTAGCATGATTTTCAACAGAAACTATACTGGTTATGGTAACAGATAGATCATAGGTGGCTAGAATTTATACTTCTGGGAAAGGCTGGTCACAGCTACTCTGTGGAGGGAGGATCTTCGCCATAGTGGTCAAAGGTCTCCCAGTGCCCTTTCCTCAGCATCATTATCATCATTTTCCTCCTTCAGTTTAAGTCCTTCACCCAACTTCTCAATTTCGCTTTTAAGGACTTCATTTACTTATCTTCAAATTCTCCAAGCAACAAATTACTTAAGCAAGTCCAATCTCATCAAGCAAGGTCAATCAGGGAATCTCTTTTATGGTGTTTTGGCAGGTGGGACTCAAGTAGTTGTTAAGCAAATTGATATGTCATTGGTTAAGAAAGAATTGTATTTCATTTCAGAATTGGTAGTACATGGGAAGTTATCTGATTCTGTATTTGTCCCTCTTCGGGGCATTGCTTGGACTCTGAAAATGAATAGTTTCTGGTTTTTAAGTATATGCCTAACAAAGACTTGTCAAGTTGTCTGCCCATGGAAGTTGTTTCAGATTATGATAAAGCATTACCATGGTTGGATTGGACTGTGAGGTTGAAGATTGCAAGTGAAGCTGCTGCAGCTCTGTCTTTTCTACATCACGAATGTGTTCCATCCCTTGTTCACAGGTAGCACAAGTATTTTTTCATTTAATGTGCTAGATtcctttattcatttttattttttctgtttaataaggAAGAGGGTTATTTGATTTTCAGATTATTGTGTTGTGGTGTTCACCTGGCATTCTTGTGTTTTGCTTCTTGTAGAGGTATTCAATCTAGCAGCATACTTCTTGATGACAAGTTTGAAGTGCGATCAGGAAGCCTTTGTTACATCTCTGATGAAGAACAAAGGATCAGTCAAGATAAGTTGCACTCTATAAGAATCAGTCGGAAAGCGATTCCCAAGTTCCTGCAGTTCCCAAAGTTATTAATGATGTGATACTTATTCTATTTTGACCaatattttgataaaatatCAAAGTTTAGCCATGCCTTAGTAATTTAAATGGAGAAACAAACTATACAAGAAGAACTTGGGAAGTAAATTTTTCATTATTGTAGAGgcataatttttgttttcaatttcattggaaaagTTGATGGATTTTGATGCAAGCAGGAGGATCCAAGCACAAAATGTTGGTACATGACTTATCTAGTGTGACAGAAACCTACCTTTGTATGGTGGAAGTTTGGCCTAGATCCTTGCCAATTTCATCATTACCTGAAAATTGAGTAGAGACAAAATGATATGTAGCCTGGCCAGCTATAAATGTCCTTAAGAAACTATGCTAAAATATGAGTAATTCATCCTTTTCAACCCCAGCTAGTACCTACATTTACCAGATTTTGCTATGAAGCTCACTGTAAAGCACTTGATTTAAGAAATATAGTTTATCGGCTACCAAAAAGTAGAACCTTTTGGAAGCTTGTCAGAAACTTACTCTTCTTCTCCATGCCACATGATACTCCATTTTTGGCCATACTTTAATCTTCAAGCCCCCAGTTTATCTGTCTCTCCGAGAACCAGtagtggatttttttttgtttttttttttaaaatagggTACAAGGGTAGCCTATTCTAATGTGATTATTCTCTAAAT
Protein-coding regions in this window:
- the LOC113713363 gene encoding protein LYK5 translates to MAAATAIFQYIFLLILVYQFDQSYGQQSYLNNKQFDCNVNWSTAMGFKCNGAAKSCRSYLTFRATSTYNSPVTIAYLLDTDATEIARINNVSDVGRIPSGTLIIVPVNCSCSGEFYQHNASYVLKGTVETYYAVANETYQGLTTCQSLQAQNSYNFRNLKVNMKLNIPVRCACPTKNQTASGFKYLLAYLITWGDSFEAIASMFNADVQSIYAANELSPNHLIHPFNPLLIPYKSEPTYINTSLLSFHLPPSPPQLPVVPAPPTSNNSSRKWVFIGVGIGVGVLLLLLVGFLVWFLRYRHRKGTSLAETKDHGDNNFASESVDVYRALPESESKSWSEGVKFAIESLTMYKYEELQHATGSFAEANRIRGSVYRGNFKGDYAAVKMIKGEALEEINVLKQISHSNIIRLSGFCLHDGNTYLVYEYAEKGGLSDLLHSQNKESDSYGLLEKEGYSSSCTLNWKQRVQIAYDVADAVNYLHNYANPPYIHKNLKSSNILLDGNMRAKVSNFSLARPLNADNQNEGSLNVQMTRHVIGTHGYMPPEYIENGLVTPKLDVFAIGVVILELLSGREAIRHQGEVGKLGEEELLYATINKVLDGENVREKLQDFMDPQFRNEYPLDLAHSVAQLARNCVAYDLNTRPPMAEVFVTLSKILSSSLDWDPSDELERSRSLDHAR